In Ktedonobacteraceae bacterium, one genomic interval encodes:
- a CDS encoding dual specificity protein phosphatase, producing the protein MSSDPTITPPPADAPVTEAVERPTVQFSGSRWVFSGIIRVLYRRWTRVAAHLFPENSKAEQFAQSLHIPLPDQLNMSWITDQLAVGGRIRPQDIPALARIGVNSVVDTRSEYCDDAVALGKEGIELLHLPTPDTRPLSIEQMLMGAQWVQQRLDEGKRVLIHCEHGVGRSVLLACAVLVYGGMHAQAALNLVQQRRWQASPNHGQIVRLREFENVIVERQSA; encoded by the coding sequence ATGTCATCTGACCCAACTATTACTCCACCTCCCGCCGATGCCCCTGTAACCGAGGCCGTGGAGCGGCCAACAGTGCAATTTTCAGGTTCGCGCTGGGTCTTTTCCGGCATCATTCGGGTGCTGTATAGACGCTGGACACGTGTCGCGGCCCATCTCTTTCCCGAAAATTCAAAAGCGGAGCAATTCGCGCAATCCCTGCACATTCCCCTGCCCGATCAACTCAACATGAGTTGGATAACCGATCAACTCGCGGTGGGGGGACGTATACGCCCGCAAGATATTCCGGCGCTCGCGCGCATAGGAGTAAATAGCGTCGTGGATACACGCTCCGAATATTGCGATGATGCCGTGGCATTGGGCAAAGAGGGCATTGAACTCCTGCACCTGCCCACCCCGGATACGCGTCCCCTTTCGATTGAGCAAATGCTGATGGGAGCGCAATGGGTACAGCAGCGCCTGGACGAGGGCAAACGCGTACTCATCCACTGCGAACACGGCGTTGGTCGCAGCGTCTTACTGGCTTGCGCGGTACTCGTCTACGGGGGGATGCATGCGCAGGCGGCGCTCAATCTGGTGCAGCAACGACGCTGGCAGGCATCGCCTAACCACGGTCAGATCGTGCGCTTGCGGGAATTTGAAAATGTGATTGTAGAGCGGCAAAGCGCGTAA
- a CDS encoding DUF1385 domain-containing protein has product MAKFYYGGQAVMEGVMMRGRTSAAVAVRRPDNSIFIYEEALNPRLYQNRFFRLPFLRGMLLLWEMLVLGTRMMTLSANIASGAINPDTRTGEETLGRPQGSLTSPTMVGIESTTGDLPENPAPPPQIGGAALVLTLVVSLGFAIVVFFLSPLLITGLLHNQIGQGWLSLVIEGLIRLALLIGYIYLIGRVPDIQRVFGYHGAEHKAINAMEHGDPLDIEHVRKASRVHTRCGTGFLLLVVVVSIIVFAFVGSPSFLIKVASRILLVPVVAGIAYELMRLGAANYRFRVVRWLLAPGLALQGLTTREPDDGMIECAIASLNRVMRRDAQYAQQNSEVDASLPPLVVSL; this is encoded by the coding sequence ATGGCAAAATTCTATTACGGCGGTCAGGCAGTAATGGAGGGGGTGATGATGCGGGGACGCACATCGGCTGCCGTAGCCGTGCGGCGCCCTGATAACAGCATCTTTATCTATGAAGAGGCCCTCAATCCTCGACTCTACCAGAATCGCTTCTTTCGCCTTCCATTTCTACGCGGCATGTTGCTGTTATGGGAAATGCTCGTACTCGGCACGCGGATGATGACGCTTTCGGCAAATATCGCTAGCGGCGCTATTAACCCTGATACTCGAACCGGTGAAGAAACTTTAGGGCGACCACAAGGGTCGCTGACAAGCCCCACAATGGTCGGTATTGAGAGTACAACCGGTGATTTACCTGAGAACCCCGCGCCACCCCCACAGATCGGCGGCGCAGCTTTAGTATTGACACTGGTTGTCTCATTGGGGTTTGCCATTGTCGTTTTCTTTCTCAGCCCGTTACTGATTACAGGACTGCTGCACAATCAAATTGGCCAGGGCTGGCTCAGCCTGGTCATCGAGGGGTTGATTCGGCTTGCGCTCTTGATTGGCTATATCTATCTTATCGGGCGAGTACCGGACATCCAGCGCGTCTTCGGCTATCATGGCGCGGAACATAAGGCCATTAATGCGATGGAACACGGCGATCCGCTAGATATTGAGCATGTTCGCAAGGCCTCGCGCGTGCATACACGTTGTGGCACCGGTTTTCTCCTGCTGGTGGTGGTTGTTTCAATCATTGTCTTCGCTTTTGTCGGCTCGCCCTCCTTTTTGATCAAGGTCGCCTCCCGCATACTTCTCGTGCCTGTTGTGGCCGGGATTGCTTATGAATTGATGCGCCTGGGAGCTGCTAACTATCGTTTTCGGGTCGTTCGCTGGCTGCTTGCGCCAGGTCTTGCCTTACAGGGTTTGACCACGCGCGAACCCGATGATGGCATGATCGAATGCGCCATTGCTTCCCTCAATCGTGTCATGCGTCGAGACGCCCAATATGCTCAGCAAAATTCGGAGGTGGACGCGTCTTTACCTCCGCTCGTTGTTTCTCTTTAA
- a CDS encoding glycosyltransferase, with product MHEENSSLKAPQRTILFLIADTGAGHRSAANAIRNAMILLAQHEQEQWGAQQQALDEDASGKDSSSLLPPPPTYRIEIVDVFKEYSHFPLREAVRLYGPTIRFNPKLYGHVFHLSNRAGRVLAVEQVAGPLVYNGLLRLIMSVRPDVIVSIHPMLNHITIRALQDLGLHIPFITVVTDLVSVHQAWIAPGADAYIVPTEQARDIYIQNGIDPERIHLLGMPIDPKFTLPPESKEALQRKLGLEPGKPVILLVGGGEGSRGLRASINFISQAHLPVQLLIVTGRNKRLYAHLQRSRSSLQVPAKIFGFVHNMPEMMHAADVIVTKAGPGTICEAMACNLPIILNGYVPGQEEGNVTYVLENKVGTMAYDSVELIGALRRLLKPGSEVLIEQLANEKRIRRPYAAFDIARSILSFLPATGAPGIWQHFEPVRQPYLMPIQVRSGTSMHVLRRRYASQRLRRGTLMRRRLPLPRLRILRRSARRTFNAGNPHSRPSHLSLQQTRNKSSR from the coding sequence ATGCATGAGGAGAATTCCTCGTTGAAAGCGCCTCAAAGAACCATTCTGTTCCTCATTGCTGACACCGGGGCAGGGCACCGCAGCGCCGCAAATGCTATTCGGAATGCCATGATTTTACTTGCACAACATGAGCAAGAACAATGGGGCGCGCAGCAACAGGCTCTTGATGAAGATGCAAGCGGGAAGGATTCTTCATCACTCCTACCCCCACCGCCAACGTACCGCATTGAGATCGTGGATGTGTTCAAAGAATATAGCCATTTCCCTTTACGAGAGGCGGTTAGACTCTACGGCCCGACGATTCGCTTTAATCCCAAACTCTATGGGCATGTTTTTCATTTGAGTAACCGTGCCGGGAGAGTTCTGGCTGTAGAGCAGGTAGCAGGCCCGCTCGTGTATAACGGCCTGCTGCGTCTCATAATGAGTGTGCGGCCTGATGTGATTGTCTCTATTCATCCGATGCTCAATCACATCACGATTCGTGCTCTGCAAGACCTGGGTCTGCACATTCCTTTTATTACGGTGGTGACCGACCTGGTGAGCGTTCACCAGGCCTGGATTGCTCCAGGCGCCGATGCCTATATTGTACCGACTGAGCAAGCCAGGGATATTTATATTCAAAACGGTATCGATCCAGAACGCATTCACCTGCTCGGCATGCCCATCGATCCGAAGTTTACGCTGCCACCTGAGAGCAAAGAGGCATTACAGCGCAAATTGGGATTGGAACCGGGCAAGCCGGTGATCTTATTAGTAGGCGGAGGTGAAGGCTCACGTGGCCTGCGCGCCTCGATAAATTTTATCTCCCAGGCCCATTTGCCTGTCCAATTGCTGATTGTTACCGGTCGCAACAAGCGCCTGTACGCGCACCTGCAGCGTTCGCGATCTAGCTTGCAGGTGCCCGCAAAGATTTTCGGTTTTGTGCATAACATGCCCGAAATGATGCACGCCGCGGACGTGATTGTGACCAAGGCCGGCCCTGGCACGATCTGTGAAGCGATGGCCTGTAACCTGCCGATCATTCTGAATGGCTATGTGCCGGGTCAGGAGGAGGGCAATGTGACCTATGTGCTTGAAAACAAGGTCGGTACGATGGCCTATGATTCGGTTGAGCTGATAGGTGCGCTGCGTCGTTTGTTAAAACCAGGATCAGAGGTTCTGATCGAGCAACTGGCGAATGAGAAGCGCATTCGTCGCCCATATGCCGCTTTCGATATCGCTCGAAGCATCCTGAGTTTTCTACCCGCCACCGGCGCTCCGGGTATCTGGCAGCATTTCGAGCCGGTGAGACAACCATACCTGATGCCGATTCAAGTGCGTTCGGGCACATCCATGCACGTTCTGCGCCGGCGTTACGCCTCGCAGCGGCTGCGCCGTGGCACATTGATGCGCCGCAGGCTACCTTTACCGCGTTTAAGAATTTTGCGGCGCTCGGCACGCAGGACGTTCAATGCCGGCAACCCTCACAGTCGTCCATCTCACCTATCGCTACAGCAAACGCGGAATAAATCTTCCCGCTAA
- the rpmE gene encoding 50S ribosomal protein L31 has protein sequence MKKGIHPNYVEATVSCACGNSFKTVSIKPVLKVDVCSKCHPFFTGQQRILDSAGRVERFRKRFNLPEEA, from the coding sequence ATGAAAAAAGGAATACATCCAAATTATGTTGAGGCCACGGTCAGTTGCGCCTGTGGCAATAGCTTTAAAACCGTTAGCATTAAACCCGTTTTGAAGGTTGATGTTTGCTCAAAGTGTCATCCATTCTTTACGGGGCAGCAGCGCATTCTGGACTCCGCCGGTCGCGTGGAGCGCTTCCGCAAACGCTTCAATTTGCCGGAAGAGGCGTAA
- the purB gene encoding adenylosuccinate lyase, giving the protein MLERYSLPEMASIWSAVHKTDLWLKVELLVCEGWAHEGVIPEEAMQKIRVAGYNLQRMQEIEQETHHDIISFLRSIQEQLGPEGRFIHLGLTSSDVLDTALAAQIKEAGVLLSESLAALTQAVTKQAVRYKYTLMAGRTHGIHAEPLTFGLKLALWVDELRRGQQRLAAALEQVAVGKISGAVGTHATVPPQIEEFVCEQLGLGVAPLSSQIVQRDRHAHFMTTLALIGSSLEKMAQEIRHLQRTEVSEAFEPFSAGQQGSSAMPHKRNPELCERICGLARVLRGYAATSMENVALWHERDISHSSAERIIIPDACTLLHYMLHIFTRVMSDVQVDEQRMLANLHMTGGLIFSQRILLALIDKGVGRQEAYKMVQRNAKKVWSMASKGPAAGPAFLEALSNDPEVTEYLTPAELASLTNTDYYIKYIDTSFKRIGL; this is encoded by the coding sequence ATGCTAGAACGTTATTCGCTGCCGGAGATGGCCAGCATCTGGTCGGCAGTTCATAAAACAGATCTGTGGCTCAAGGTCGAATTGCTCGTGTGCGAGGGATGGGCGCATGAAGGCGTCATACCCGAAGAAGCCATGCAAAAGATACGCGTCGCAGGCTACAACCTGCAGCGCATGCAAGAGATCGAGCAGGAAACGCATCACGACATCATCTCGTTTCTGCGCTCGATTCAGGAACAACTGGGGCCGGAGGGGCGTTTTATTCACCTGGGGCTGACCTCTTCAGACGTGCTGGATACCGCCCTGGCCGCGCAGATCAAAGAGGCCGGCGTATTGTTGAGCGAGTCGCTGGCCGCATTGACCCAGGCGGTCACAAAGCAGGCAGTACGCTATAAGTATACCTTGATGGCGGGGCGCACGCATGGCATTCATGCCGAGCCGCTTACCTTTGGCTTGAAACTGGCGCTGTGGGTAGATGAATTGCGGCGCGGCCAGCAACGCCTGGCCGCAGCATTGGAGCAGGTGGCGGTGGGCAAGATTTCCGGCGCCGTGGGCACGCATGCCACCGTGCCGCCTCAGATCGAGGAATTTGTGTGCGAGCAACTGGGCCTTGGCGTAGCGCCGCTTTCCAGCCAGATTGTGCAGCGCGACCGCCACGCCCATTTCATGACCACGCTGGCCTTGATCGGTAGTTCGCTGGAAAAGATGGCGCAGGAGATTCGTCACCTGCAGCGAACGGAAGTGAGCGAGGCTTTTGAGCCGTTTAGCGCCGGCCAGCAGGGTTCCTCGGCCATGCCACACAAACGCAATCCCGAACTCTGCGAACGCATTTGCGGCCTGGCGCGAGTGCTGCGCGGATACGCGGCGACCTCGATGGAGAATGTAGCGCTCTGGCACGAACGCGATATCAGCCATTCCTCTGCGGAGCGCATCATCATACCCGATGCCTGCACCCTGCTGCACTATATGCTCCACATCTTCACACGCGTCATGAGCGATGTGCAGGTTGATGAGCAGCGCATGCTTGCCAACCTGCATATGACGGGCGGTCTGATTTTCTCCCAGCGCATCTTGCTCGCTCTGATCGATAAAGGCGTGGGCAGGCAGGAAGCGTATAAGATGGTGCAGCGCAACGCGAAAAAAGTCTGGAGCATGGCGAGCAAGGGGCCAGCCGCGGGGCCGGCGTTCCTCGAAGCGCTCAGCAACGATCCTGAAGTTACTGAATACCTCACGCCGGCAGAGCTAGCATCCTTGACGAATACTGACTATTATATAAAGTATATCGACACGTCATTTAAGAGGATTGGCCTGTAA